A region from the Benincasa hispida cultivar B227 chromosome 8, ASM972705v1, whole genome shotgun sequence genome encodes:
- the LOC120082404 gene encoding putative germin-like protein 9-2, translating to MAFPSTKSTTLFFFFILTIFSIAKSSDPDPIVDFFSSPLGAIINGSSFTFTGLRSAFTDFPPNFKPTKATFSEFPALLGQSVSMAILQYPAGTINPPHTHPRSAELLLVVSGSLQVGFIDTTNQFFNQTLQVGDLFVFPKGLVHFQFNADPGNSATAIAAFASANPGTVSLPPTVFTSGISDEVLAEAFKTDVAVIRSIKVGLTPPKS from the coding sequence ATGGCTTTCCCCTCAACAAAATCAACtacattattcttcttcttcattttaacCATCTTTTCAATAGCCAAATCCAGCGACCCAGATCCAATCGTGGACTTCTTCTCATCCCCACTCGGCGCCATCATCAACGGCAGTTCCTTCACCTTCACAGGCCTTCGCTCAGCCTTCACTGACTTCCCTCCAAATTTCAAACCCACAAAAGCCACCTTCTCCGAGTTCCCAGCCCTTCTCGGCCAGAGCGTCTCTATGGCCATACTCCAATACCCTGCCGGCACCATCAACCCGCCCCACACCCATCCCCGCTCGGCCGAGCTCCTCCTCGTCGTCAGCGGCAGCCTCCAGGTCGGCTTCATCGATACCACCAACCAGTTCTTCAACCAGACCCTTCAGGTTGGGGACTTGTTTGTGTTCCCCAAAGGGTTGGTCCATTTCCAGTTCAATGCCGACCCTGGAAACTCCGCCACCGCCATTGCTGCCTTCGCAAGTGCTAACCCTGGCACCGTGTCGTTGCCGCCAACGGTGTTTACCAGTGGGATTAGTGATGAAGTTCTTGCTGAGGCCTTCAAGACTGATGTCGCTGTTATTCGTAGTATAAAGGTTGGCCTTACACCACCAAAGAGTTAG